AGAGGAAATAATAATACTAACGAAGCTATCTTAATGCAGACTGCTTCTAATGTAGCTTCAGCGCAGTTTCCTATTGAGGCTCGCGGCAACCGACCACCCGGACCGCCTCCCACTCCAGTTTATGAAGGTTATAACCCCGCCCTTTATAATGAGACTGCATACTTATACATTTATGGATCCCTGAATATTGGAAATGTAGATGCCGGAAGTTACTCAGGTGAAATTACTATTACGGTTAGCTATGACTAAGCGATTTGTTTCCATATTTCTTTTTGCTTTAAGCCTGTCGCCCATCGCTCATGCCCAGTATATTAACCTCCAGCTAAAAATTGAGCCCGAACTTAGTGCAACTATAGAGCAAGATTTAAATTTTGGTACTCAAGTAACTAATTCGGGTAGAACTGAAATTCAGCTTGGGGATGTAAATATGGGTGTTTTCAGCATCAAAGCCTTCCATACCCAGAATGTCTATTTAAACCTGCACTACCCTAATGCATTGTCAAATGATAATCCTGCAATTGACTCTGATATCCCGTTAGAGCTGAATTTGGCTTATAACAATACCGGTACTAACAATGCAAATAACTCTAATCCTGTACCGTCAAATGGGGGCTTTATTTCCATTCACGAATACACAGCTCTGGAAAGCAGAAATGATGTCTGGAAACAGATGTATCTATACGTTTATGGGGCTATAGAAATTGGAAACATCCCAAATGGTGTTTACACCGGTGATATCGTTCTTAGTGTGGATTACGACTAATCCATTTTCTGAAACTCCTTTGCGAGGCGTCCAAATACTCAAACTACAACACTACCCTCCTTCGCCGAAGCAATCTCGCTAATCCACCCTCTCATTCTTCAAAGTCTCGTTGTTACACTTGGCAGCCATGGCTTCGAGATTGCCGCGTCGTTAATCAAACCAAACCTACATTCCACAACTCACTCTCCTCGCAAATGACTGCTTTTTTTAAAACTCTCCTTTGCGAGGCGCCCAAATATCCAAACTAAAGCACACTACCCTCTTTCGCCGAAGCAATCTCGTTGATCTACTCTCTCATTCTCCAAAGACTCGTTGTTGCACTATATAGCCATGGCATCGAGATTGCCGGGTCGTTATTCATCCAAACCTACATTCGGCAACATATTCTCCTCGCAGAAGTGTAGTTTTTAATATTCAAATCCTTCGGACAAATCTTTCCAATCCGGATTTATGGACTCTATAAGTTCAATCTTCTTTTGCCTGGAGCCGGCCTTAATTTGGTTTTCCCTATATATAGCTTCTTCACTTGACCCAAACTCTTCAAAATAGACCAGCTTGTTCATATTATATCTTTTTGTAAACCCTTTCACTGCTTTATTCTTGTGCTCCCACACTCTTCGAACTAAATCAGAACTTTTACCGGTATAAAGAACGGTGTGTCGCTTATTAGTCAATATGTATACATAGTAACGTTGATCTAATTCCATTCAGTAATTTAATAAAGCCTGTATTTTTAAAAAACATCCCGTTGCGAGGCGCCCAAATGCCCAAACTAAAGCAGCACACTCATTCGCCGAAGCAATCTCGTTAATCTACTCTCTCATTCTCCAAAGTCTCGTTGTTACACTTGGTAGCTATCACTTCGAGATTGCCGCGTCGTTATACTTCCCAAACTTACATTCAGCACCTCGCCTCCTCGCAAATGATGACTTCTTTTTAAACCCCAATCACATTCACCAGACTGCTGCGTCGTGCATTTATTGGCCTTTAGCCAAAGAATAATTCTCCTCGCAGACATTTCACACTATTGAAATCGGAACGGAGCAATCTACTTTCAAATTAAATGCGTAGTAACTGTAAAGACATGAATTATTAAAGAAAATTAAATAAACTACTGCCTGTATTTAATTATTTTCAAGAATTGATAAATCATCTACAACAGAAACAACACAGGTTTCAGCCATTAGTTAAGACGTTTTAATTAAGACTATCTAATTGGACAACTCAATAAACTTCGATAATTTTCTCTCAGAAATTAAATAAACACAAAACTCAATCTCACGATTATGAAAACTTTTAAAAACCTTCTATCCGTTCTTGCAATAGCCGCTGTCTTTTCAGCCGGTGCTTATGCCCAACAAGACGTCCAAGTCTCTGCAATAGTTCAATCAACCTTAGCTTTTAGCGCTGTTAATAATGTAACATTCGGCGTTATTACACAAAATACTGAAGCAGTACAGGGAGCTAATGGAAACACTTCTTTAACTCCAGCAAATAATACTAATGCATCATCTGGTTCTGTTACAGTTACAGGTAATGCTGGTGTTTCCATTGCTATCAGCTATAATACTGGTGTTCAATTGTCTGATGGAACTAATACAGTAGATTTTACTCCTGAGGTTATGGTTGGTTCAACTACAATAGCTCAGTCAGGTACAAATGTAACATTAAGTGGAACAACTGGTCTAGGTACAGCACTTGTGGAAATTGGTGGTACCCTTGATGCAATAGCTACTGCAGGTACTTATTCAACTACCAGCGGTACTCCTATTACTCTAACGGTTGCTTACAATTAAAAAACTGTATAAAGTATTTTAAAAGCCATGAAGAATTCCTTCGTGGCTTTTTTTTATCAAATATCCAAATTGAGCAAGTGCAATAATTGATCATAGCTAATTGAATCTTTTTAGTTAAGTTTCAACAACATCATGATTTAATACCTAAACACTATGAAACGACTTATTACGGCATTATTTCTATTTGGAAGTCTATTTACTTGTTCAATTCAGGCTCAAGTGACTATCGCTCCCACAAATATGTTTTTAGATAATCAAACAAGGTTTGGGACGTATATGGTTATCAACAATTCGAATACTCCTCAAGAGGTCTCAGTTGACTTTTTCTTTGGATATGCAGTTACAGATGAAAACGGTGAAAGACAAAATGTATCAGGTGCTGAGGATTTAAAAGGCACTCATTCTATTGCTGATAACGTTCGTGCTTTTCCTAGAAATTTTATTCTACAATCAGGTCAAAGACAAGTTGTAAGGATTAGATTAACTCCATCGAATGATTTACAAGACGGAACATATTGGACTAGAATCAAAACTCATTCTACACCTGAAAGTCCACCTGTTGAAATAGGATCAAATGAAAATGTTACGGCAAGTGTGGGGATTAATATTGAGCAAATTACTGGTTTGTTTTATAAAAATGGTGATGTTACTACAGGTATTAAAGTAGATGGTATAAGAAGTTCTTTTCAGGGAGATGGCAGTGAACAATTAATTGTACTTACAGATTTTCAAAGAACGGGAAATTCTCCTTTTCTAGGTTCTATTACTACTATTTTAAAAAATCAAAATGGAGAAACCATGGCTCAGGGATTCCGATCAACGACCTTATATTTTGATGGCACTCAAAAAGAAACCTTGGATATTTCCGGATTACCTTCTGGCGAATACACCATTCAGGTTCATTTTGAAACACGGAGAAGCGATATTTCTCAAAGCGATCTTGTCCAAATGCAACCCGTCACATCAACTAACACTGTAATCATACCTTAAGGTGCCTATTTTTTGGAAATCTTCAATATCAATCATAACAATTATTGTTTTATGTTTTGGGATTTCCGAAAAGAATCTACAAGCGCAAGATAATAATTCTGATGAATTCGAAGTCTACCTCGATTTCCGTCACAGAGGAGTTATAAATTCCGTAGTTATCTCCTACTATAAAAACGATGAATTTTACCTTCCGGTTTCTGAGCTCTTCTCTCTTTTCAACATCGACCATACCGTTAATGGTCTTTCCATTGATGGATACTTTGGTACCGAACGAATTCCCTACCAAATAAATCTCCAGTCTAACAAAATTAGCTTTGATGAAACTACCATCATATTAAACGCTAATGATTATCTCATAAAGGAAATCGACTCCTATTTAAGAGCCGATATATTGTATGAAGCATTCGGTCTCAACTTCACCATAGACTTTAATAACCTGACGCTGAATCTGGAAACCGACCGAGAACTACCCGCTGTTCAGCAAGCAATAAGACAGCAACGACGACAGCTTGCAGATGCAAATCGATTTCAACAAGAACAATATGATCTCAGATACGGTAGACAACGCCCTTTTTTAGATGGTGGATTTCTGGACTATAATCTATCCGCTAATGTTTCTTCTGTACAAAATGTATATAATTTCAATTCTAATATTGGGTTGCAACTATATGGTGGAGATGTTCAGGGAGTGGTATTTGGAAGTTATTCGCAAGACTATAGTAATTTTGCTACTGATAATTTGCGGTGGAGCTATAGGTACCGAGACCAATCTTGGTTAACAAATCTTACCATAGGCCAAACCACTACCGATGGTTTTGCAAGAAACACTTATACAGGAATCAGACTTTCTAATGAGCCCATAGAGCCACGCCGACTTTTTGATGAGTATGTGGTTCAGGGAGAAACGATTCCTCAATCTGAAGTAGAATTATATATGAACAATGCTCTTGTTGACTTTCAACAGGCGGATGAGTTAGGAAATTACCGTTTTCTCACTCCTATTACCTATGGTTCCTCTCAGCTTGATTTAAAAATTTATGGCCCTACTGGACAGATTATTGAACGCTCCAATCGTATTCAGGTTCCTTTTACTTTTCAGCCAGAAGGGGTTTTTAATTATTCGCTAAATGCCGGACGACTTGATAATCCAATTTTTGGCGAAACCTCACAAGATTTCACTGCACAGGGAAATGGCGCTTATGGTATCACTGACTGGCTAACCGCTAAAGCCGGTGTAGAATATTATCAGGGTTACCATGATGCACTACCCACTTTTACAACAAGCTTTTCGTCACGTATCGCCTCAAATTATATTCTAACCCTTGAAGCTGCCAGTGAAGCTTATTACAGGGGATTGCTCAGCGTGATCTACCCCAATTCAGCAAGTATTAATTTTGACTATACTGATTTCAACAGTGGTTTTAGTATTTATAATCCCTCTAATGATGATAAACGATTTGTGGCGAGTGTCTTCTATCCATTTAATTTTTGGGGTCTACCCTTCAATGTACGTGCATCTACCTTTTCACGAATTCGCCCCACTACAAACAATACAACAGTGCGATTTGATGCCAACTCCAGAATTGGAAAACTAAATATACGGCTCGGTTATAGTGATCGTTTTGTTGGAGATATTGATCTCTTTAATCCATCTAATACTGCTTACGTTGAAAGCTCAGCAACTTATAATATTTCCAGAAACAGGAACCTCCCCTCCTATTTAAGAGGAGTCTTTTTGAGAACTCAAATGCGCTATCAACCAACTCTCAATCAGCTTGAGTCAACTGAATTTTTGATTTCCCAGAACGTTTTTGATCAAGGTCGATTTCAACTTTCATTGGGAAGAAATTTTACAGGAGAGTATAATACGGTCCGCTTTAGCTTAGTGATTGATTTTAATAAGGCACGATCAAGTTCAACATTTAGCAACATCCGTGGAAGCAATAATTTTAGTCAAAATGTAAGAGGTTCTATAGGGTACGATTCCAACTACAATAATTTTATTTTTACCAGCCGAGATCAAGTTGGGCGCTCAGGTACTGCGGTACAACTTTTTGTTGATAATAATAGTGATGGTACTTTCAACGAAGGCGATGACCGTATTGAAGGAAATGCTGTTCGCGTACAAAGGTCAGGTGCAACAAGTACTACCAAAAATGGAGTACTTTATTACACCCAGATGCAGCCTTACTTCTACTATAACATGGAGATTAATAAGGCCAATATTAAGAACCCAATGTTGGTTCCTGAATTCGAAAAGTTTGGGTTAATCAGCGATCCAAACCGTTTCAAAAAAGTAGAAATACCCTTCTACATGTCAGGAGTTATGGAAGGGATTGTAGAGCGGCAGTTGGCCAATGGGAAAAAGACAGGAGTAGCAGGGTTAAGAGTTCTAGTCAGGCAGAAAGACGGTGATTACAACAAAGAGTTACGATCGTTCTCAGACGGTAGTTTTTATGAGTATGAGATACCCCCGGGAGAATATGTGCTTGAAGTGGATTCCACGCAGCTTAATATTCTGGAGAGCAAATCGCTCCCGGCGAAGATCGAGTTTGAGGTAGAAGCGATTCCAGAAGGTGACTTTATTGAAGGACTTCAGTTCTTACTCGTCCCAAAAGACTATCAACCTCCTGCTGAGGCTCCACTAACGGCTGAGGCAGTTACTGAAGAAATTAAAACGAATGATGAGATTTTGAATTTTGAAAAATCTTTGTCGGAAGGTGTGGATGAATCCCTTAGACTTATTGTAAAAGCACAAAATGCTTTTTACGATAAGGAAATTAAAAAAGCTCTAACATTTGTTGAGCAATCATTAGAAATTTTTGAGACAGCCCAGGGATATGCCCTGAAAGGCAGTTTACATTACCTGATTGGGGAAAGAGATCAAGCGGAAAAATTTTGGGAGTTAGCTGTACGTCTAAATCCTGATATCTATATTCCTGATATTGAAATGCTTGATACATTGATCACAACTGAACTTGTAGAGTAGATATTATTTATGGCTTTAGGGAAGTTTATTCGCGATAGATTCTACTATTTACCGCGGAAGGAAATCAAATTATTACGAACCGGATTTTCCTGTACTTCGCTGTGTCATTTCATTTTTTTGCTCGTTTTCTTTTCCACCCTCTTCTTTGGTAGTCATGGTGTACAAGCACAGGGGAATTCGATAGGAACGACCGAATCTTTAGAGCTTCGTATCGCATCTCTGGAGCAAAAGTACGATGCTCAAATCATTAGCATTATGTCTAACTACTTTGACCAGCAGAAGTTCTTTGTTGATGTTAATGTTAATGCTGACATGATTACAGAAACGTACTCTACCACTCAGAACCAGGTTGTCAGAGAGCGTCAACAAAACCTGGTAATGCCCGGTCTCCCCTTCCTTCCACAAGAGAATTTACAGGCTAACGGCCTTGGGGAACCTTCAACTGAACAAATTATCAGTGAGAACATCCTGAGAATGCTCAGATTGAATAATCTTAGAATTCGGGTTTACGCTGACTCCTCATTTACCCAACAAGAAATTGAATTCATGTCTTTAATTGCAGGCATTGCCGCGAAAGTGGATGAGTCGAGAGGAGACTTAGTCACTGTTGATCAGTTAAAGATGCCGGATTTCAGCTTTAAATCTGAAGGTCAAAAGATCGAGCTTATCCAGCCTGCTAATGATACCTTAATGGCGTCATTAGAGCAGTATTTGCCCGGTTTTATCCTATTTCTACTTTTTGCGATAACATTGTTGCTTAGTCGTTTTAAGGGACCTAGCGATGCTGATGATTCTTACAGAAGACAGGCAGAAAGAGATAGTATAAGAAGAGAGATAGCTACCCCTGATTTCAGCCCTGATAAAACGCAAACTTCAGAGCCAAAAAATAACACCTCTACATCTTCTACACTAGATGAGCTGGCAGATTCATTTTTCAAATCTCCTAAAGAAATCGCTTTATTATTTGAGTACTGGCTTGAAGAAGATCCATCGAATGGTCCTAAAAGATCAGCCAAAATTGTTGACTGTATCGATAAACATATGCTGAAGCTACTGAGGAAGGAATTAGATCCAGATAAATACCAGCTGATAGAGCAGGAATTGGAACAGCTATCGCCAATGAGCATGGAAGAAAAAAGAGAGCTTGCTGGGGAATTTATTCAAGCCTTATACTCAAAGAGAGCAGCGTCTTCTTCAAATGAAAAACACAGTCAGCTTGACCTTTTTAAATTCCTGAGACATTTAAGTTCCCATCAGGTTGTATCATTATTAAATGGTGAAGACAGGAATACATCTGCATTGGTCATGGATTACCTTCCCAATGAAAAAGCATCTGATGTCTTTGATTTACTTAGCCAGGATAGAACAGCAGAAATCATGCTGGGTATGACAAACCTTAATCAGCTTTCTTATCAGCAACACAAGGATATCTCCACCCACCTTTTTGATAAAGCTACCGATATCATAGAAATAAATAGAGAACAGCAAATTGGCGCTGATAGCATTCTTCCTATACTTCAAAGACTCCCACTTAAAGACCAGAGATCTTACATCGAGCAGTTGATATCTATGGGATCTCCGGTTGGTAATTTTCTCCAAAATAAGTTTACTACTGTCGAGCAAATCCCCAAAATTGACAAAAGCATACTTAGGGATTCCTTACAAAACATAGATACTGCTACCCTGTTGGCTGCCTCCAAAGGTTTTGATCAGGATATTATTGATGCTCTTTTTTCAGTCCGACCTACAAGGGAAAGAAAGTTGTTACAGATTGAGTTAGAACAAAATCCGCAGTTTAGTGAAAAACAAGTCGAACATGCGCAGAAAACGATAATGAGGGCCATAAGACAAACCCTCACTAACCAAAACTCAAATTGATGATGAAGCTATACAACATCTTTTTATTCTTCGGCCTGCTTGTAGCGCTTTCTGCCTGTAGCTCATCAAATAAAGTAAGTGAAGATGCTTCTGTTGAGGAACCTGAACAGGAAGCGGTTCAGCAACAAAGCAGTGAGGTGGCTGACACGGACAGCGAAGAAGATAAGAGGAAAGCAGAGCTTGAAGAGCTGTACAAAGAAGAATTAAAAAAGACTTATCAGGCCAAAGCAAATGGAGTAACTACCTACTACATTTTAGCCCAGCAGCAGTTTCATCAGGCCCAGTACCAGAATGCACTCTATCTTATTAACAAAGCCTTGGCAATCAAAGAAACAGCAGACGTTTATGCTCTAAAAGGGAATATTTTTCTGGGATTAGGATCCAAAGAGAAGTTTACTGAAAACTGGAAAAAAGCATTAGAAATGGATGCGAATATTCCCATCCCCATATTACCTTTCATAACCAGTGAACTGCAAAATCAGGGTTTGGTTGATGCAGATTTTAAACGAAATTTTTAGGTAGGCTGATTCTATGCGTACATCTATTCTAAATATTTTAGGCTTTTGTATCTCTGCTGTAATTCTTGCGTGGGGAGCTTTAATTATAACCGGCTTTACCACCTATGATGTTATTCCCTCAGGATTAGAGTTTTTGAATTTACCCAGCCTTGCTATCGTTTTTGGAGGGATTTCAGCTTCTGTATTCATCAGCTTTACTTTTTGGAATGTAATGAAGGCTGTAAGGCAGTGTTTCCGCCTTTTTTCTTACAGTAACATCGATAATGAGCTGCTTGATGAGGATGTAAAACATATCTTAGATTGGCAGAAACGCATTCAAGAGAATAAAATCAGAGCTATCTCAGAACTTAGTAATGAATATGAAGGTCAGTTTGAAGGGTATCTATTTTCTGTGCTAGACACGAATTATTCGTCGGAAGAACTTCGCGAACTTGGCGAGGCAAATATTGAAGAAAGCTACATACGGCAGCAAAAGATAAATGAAATCATAGCAAGCATGGGTAAGTCAGCTCCGGTCTTTGGTATGCTTGGCACCCTGTTTGGGTTGATCGTAATTTTGTCAGGATTCAATGAGATTGAATCCTTATTAGCAGGATTAGCGGCCGCCTTAATGACAACGCTTTATGGTATTTTAATTGGGAACTTCATCTTTAACCCAATGGCTAAGAAGATGAATAACATTGCCTCTCTTCAGTATTTTAGAGAAAAGCTTATTCTGGAAGGAATTCTACTTATCGAACAACAAAAAACATCTCTTCAGATATACGACAAACTTCAGGCTCACATGAATCGAAGCAGCCAAAAATTCAACTTCTAAATCCTGAACATCCTGCTTTGAGTAAACAGCCTCCTTCACAGAATAATAAATCCCTTTATCCGAATGAAATTTTGGATACTGAAGATGATAATAGCTGGCAGGTAAGC
The window above is part of the Balneola sp. genome. Proteins encoded here:
- a CDS encoding excinuclease ABC subunit C; amino-acid sequence: MELDQRYYVYILTNKRHTVLYTGKSSDLVRRVWEHKNKAVKGFTKRYNMNKLVYFEEFGSSEEAIYRENQIKAGSRQKKIELIESINPDWKDLSEGFEY